The proteins below come from a single Sphingomonas carotinifaciens genomic window:
- a CDS encoding muconate/chloromuconate family cycloisomerase, which yields MPGAIIDAIETIILDVPTIRPHVLSVATMQSQTIVLVRLMCSDGVIGYGEGTTIGGLSYGAESPESIKLTIDRYIAPVLTGSDARPAAAMEMLRRLIVANHFAKNAVETALLDAQGKRLEVPVSELLGGRLHDRLPVLWTLASGNTERDIAEAEDMLARDRHHAFKLKIGKRPLEEDVAHVAAIKRALGDRASVRVDVNQAWSETTAMRALPMLADAGVDLVEQPIPAAQSAGMARLTARGLVAVMADEALCGPESGYAMASNRSADVFAIKIAQAGGLFAARKLAGIAEAAGISLYGGTMLEGGIGTIASAQLFAGFPSLDFGTELFGPLLLTEELLEEPLRYEGGYLVLPTGPGLGVEPSERAVAALRRDRPTRTTVPVALQAVG from the coding sequence ATGCCAGGCGCAATCATCGACGCCATCGAGACGATCATTCTCGATGTCCCGACGATCAGACCACACGTACTGTCGGTCGCCACCATGCAGTCTCAGACGATAGTTCTGGTCCGCCTAATGTGCTCGGACGGGGTGATCGGCTATGGCGAAGGCACCACGATCGGTGGGCTCAGCTACGGCGCCGAAAGTCCCGAGAGTATCAAGCTCACGATTGACCGCTACATCGCGCCCGTCCTGACCGGAAGCGATGCGCGACCGGCCGCGGCAATGGAGATGCTGCGCCGCCTCATTGTCGCGAACCACTTCGCGAAGAATGCCGTCGAGACGGCACTGCTCGACGCGCAGGGTAAGCGGCTCGAAGTTCCGGTGAGCGAGCTGCTCGGCGGTCGACTGCACGATCGGCTACCGGTGCTCTGGACCCTGGCGAGCGGCAACACAGAACGCGATATCGCCGAGGCCGAGGACATGCTCGCGCGGGATCGGCATCATGCGTTCAAGCTCAAGATCGGCAAGCGGCCTCTCGAAGAGGATGTAGCGCACGTCGCCGCGATTAAGCGTGCGCTTGGCGATCGGGCAAGCGTCAGGGTGGACGTCAACCAAGCCTGGAGCGAGACGACTGCGATGCGGGCGCTCCCGATGCTCGCCGACGCGGGTGTGGATCTCGTCGAGCAGCCGATCCCGGCGGCGCAGAGTGCCGGCATGGCAAGGTTAACCGCGCGCGGCCTCGTCGCCGTGATGGCCGACGAGGCGCTGTGCGGACCTGAGAGCGGCTACGCCATGGCCTCCAACCGTTCGGCGGACGTCTTCGCGATCAAGATCGCGCAGGCCGGCGGCCTGTTCGCGGCAAGGAAGCTGGCCGGGATCGCCGAGGCGGCGGGCATCTCCCTTTACGGTGGGACGATGCTGGAGGGTGGCATCGGCACGATCGCCTCGGCGCAGCTCTTCGCCGGCTTCCCCAGCCTCGATTTCGGGACCGAACTCTTCGGTCCGCTTCTCCTGACCGAGGAACTCCTGGAAGAGCCGCTGCGGTATGAGGGTGGTTACCTGGTGCTGCCC